In Cucurbita pepo subsp. pepo cultivar mu-cu-16 chromosome LG10, ASM280686v2, whole genome shotgun sequence, the DNA window CCTACCCTCCCCTCCGGTCCACCACCAGAACGATCAGGTTTTGGATCCTTTCGAGCCCACAGGCTTCATTACAGCCTTCTCCACATGGTCCTTGGAGCACAATCCACTCTTCTTCCGCTCCTGCTTCTCCTTCTCCGGTCACCTTGCGGAGCTCGAGCGCACCCTAGAGTCTACGTCGTCAGCCAATTTACCGTCGTCGTCGACGGTCGTGGTCGATAACCTTAGGGCTTATATGCAGATTATCGATGTGGCTTCTCTTTTGGGGTTGGATTACTACATTTCCGAGCATGCGTTTAAGTTGTTTAGAGATTGCTGTTCGGCTACTTGTTTAAGGAACCGGAGCGTTGAGGCGCTTGCCACTGCTGCACTTGTGCAGGCAATTAGGGAGGCGCAGGAGCCCCGAACCCTTCAGGTCTGTATTTCACTTTAAATAAGTTGTTTGATTCTTGGTtttgttatgatatgttttgATGTTCTCGCATAAAGTTCAGGAAGATTTTGGGAAATTCACTGTTGTGCAGATGAATTGAGAAATCTCTGCAGCTATTGTCCATTGATGTTGTTCTTTGATAGTTGGCGAGGCTATGGCTTTCAAGTTCATCTTTTGACCTTACATCTTTCTGAGTTTCTTTACGAAAGTGCTAACTACCCGCAAGATTCGTTCGAATTTCATGAATTACCCTTGCTTGTTCTACATATTCAGTCAATTGTTATCCTTCCTCTGATTTCTtgcaaaattattattttggagtGGTTAACTTTCTCAGGttagaatataaaattttaatcctcGTATATGTTGCTATCTGTACAAGCCCCTTTCTGCACTTTTGAAGTCTGAGTACTGTCTTCTACCAATTGTGATTTTGAGCTATGTTTTGTCATCTTTACTTCACTACTGATACGACAACTAAAGTGGTGCATACTGTGAGTATAACAGGAAATCTCCATTGCAGCCAATGTACCCCAAAAAGAGATAGGGAAGTACATCAAGATTTTGGGAGAAGCTTTGCAATTAAGTCAACCCATCAACAGCAATTCCATTTCAGTCCATATGCCAAGGTTCTGCACGCTTCTTCAACTCAATAAATCTGCTCAGGTACctccatttcatttcttagaCCAAGTTAAGGCATATTGATTGGTATGCATTGGACTGTAAATAGTTGATTCTGTTCAATATGATCAAAACTTCTACGGCATGAGAAAATGGACAAGTGCTGTATCCTTACTGGGGGCAAAAAATGACAGAGAAATTTCTTTGCAAATAACTCTTGAAAGTTAATTTGATTGGACTCTCAAATGCTCTACGTAAAAAGGCATTATGGAGTTTATGTAACTTTTATGTTCTACCAGTGGTACATGATTCATGAGGAATTGTAGAATCCTTATGGATAAATTTAGAGGGCTAGACGAAGTTCGGGAGAAGTACATGAGGAAAAATATGACACGCCCCCACCTAACAAAACCAACGGAAGTTCTTTAGTAGCCCTAcgcaaaattttcaaatctttcacaATTGTGCTTTGTGTCTATTCATCCCTTCAAAGATTTGGGATCTCTTTTTCAACCACAACTTCCAAAAGATAGCTTTCACCACGCTGTTCCAAAGCATTTTGCTTCTAAGGTTTTAGTAATTACAATGTGCTTTTGGTAAGTGTCAATTAGAGCACTTCTCTGCTGTCTTCTTTGGCTTAGAATGGCTTAATGGCTTATCTCCCCTTTGTTTTCTTATACTTTCCAAGAGTGATAATagttgtttcttgtttaataatttcaattccaATAATGTTATTCTCTTTCTATGTGATCTATAGATTCaccttttcttatttaaactTTCCAAATAGACACAAACCTTAAAGGGACTAAAGTTGCAATTTAGccttaatttgatttgatttgaatgtGATATGTCAAAAcagataaatttcaaatttgtacaATAAAATTTGTGTTCATGTGTTTGTACAAGTCAAATTCTGATTGACCACTGGCATTGGCAGTTCTCCTCAACAATAATATTGGATATAGTAATGATCGTTTACCTTTTCCTCCTTACAACTCCAAGCATGTGGTATCATGTGATCTATTATTTTCCCTCTATCATGCTTGTTGACAACTATGAATTTTAGGAACTGGCTACTCACATCGGGGAAGTTGTCATCAACAAATGCTTCTGCACTCGCAGGAATCCCATTAGCATCTCGGCTGCTGCTATATATTTAGCTTGCCAATTAGAAGACAAACGGAAGACACAAGCAGAAATTTGTAAGGTTACAGGTCTTACTGAAGTCACCCTCCGGAAAGTCTACAAAGAGCTACTAGAAAATTGGGATGATTTGCTTCCGTCTAATTATACTCCTGCTGTCCCTCCAGAAAGGGCATTTCCCACAACTGTAATTGCTTCAGGCCGTTCTGCTGCTCCAAAAGTTGATGCATTTGAACGGACGTCTTCAGAGAAAGACAAGCAGATAGACACTAAACCTAATATATCCACCGAGATCTCAGACATGGGTCATCCATCCAGAGTCAAAGAAGATAATGAGAGTAAATTTGTATCCCGTGGAATGTATAACCCTGTAACTAACAAGTCATCAACTTTTTGTCAGCCACATCCTCCTCCTAAAGGCACTGTTGGGAAGAAGAGTCAAAGCGATATCCAGGGAATGGATATTGTTAAGGAGCACCCGCACTCCACCGGCCAGCAATAAGAACAGAAGAGGATGAAGCTTGACGCCACCCAATTATGCTATATTGGTTAAGTGGAACTGTACGATgttgaaatgaaaaaggtAGATTCATAGTTATGTTCTGGTAGAAGCGAACATTTCCTTGCGTTTATTTTGGAGAAAGACCAAGCAAATGGATTAGAAGTTCCCAATGTAAGGCCTCGGCAATTCAATTGTCATGGAGAATTGCACTGTTTCCAACGAGGATTAAGGTACATATGTATAATTAACTCGAACATGTTATGGTTTTGAACTCTTATGCATCACACACGATAGTTCTCGTCTTTTACATGTCTGAACTGCCAACCATCTAGATTTGCCCGTATAGTTCGCTTCCAAGTTACAAAAGAGTAACGTTCTGTAGAGTTAAAATTTCagattttgattatttacTCTTAATTCCTGATCTATAAGGAAGACCATTGGTTCAGATTTTCATCAAATGCTTTTTGATATTCCTCGGATGGATAAGGTGGAAGGTCTTTACAGAACCCAccacttctctctctctccctcacacacacacacacaaaagaGCCGGACATAGTCGAGGAAGTTGGGAAAGATGCTACTGTCATCATCCTCTTTAGTTCGAGCATTGCCGGTTAATCGTTTGAATTCGTTTTGTAAACCGGCGAATCCACGGACGGCAGTGAAGATTCAGGCCATGGCAAAGGAAGGAAGCGAGAGCGAAGGGGGCATTGCAGAGACGTTGGCAATAGCCGGGGGGTTAGTGGCGACCCCAGTGATCGGTTGGTCGCTGTACACCCTGAAAACAACCGGGTGCGGGCTGCCGCCGGGGCCAGGCGGGTCACTCGGCGCATTGGAAGGCGTCAGCTACTTGGCGGTGGTGGGCATCGTGGGTTGGTCGGCATACACGAAGACGAAAACTGGATCTGGCCTGCCCAACGGCCCTTTTGGGCTATTGGGCGCGGTGGAAGGTCTGTCGTACTTGAGTTTATTGGCTATCTTGGTCGTTTTTGGGTTGCAGTACTTCGAACAGGGGTACATCCCCGGCCCTCTTCCGGCTGATCAGTGCTTTGGTTGACGATTCTCTTCTTTAACCATTTGGGGTCTATCTTGTGGTGAATGTATGTGGCTGTTGTTTCTCCTAGTTTTGGTTTGAttgtgttttcttctctttcattgCGCATAGGACTTTCCCTGTTATTTGGGTTTCATATGTAatataatcaaacaaatttaagTTAATTATGTTGTTTGCAATTCCTCAATTACTATCatagaacgaagcattttttatagagtgtggaaatctctctctctaatacagagttttaaaaactttgaggctGACTAGAGTGGATAATATGTACGAGTAGACACGCGTTAAAAATCAGAAAACTTACCAAAACAGACTATATTTATTAACGTTATActatatttgtattttcacccactaatattataattttgagaatTAATATCCGTTTCTGGTTTGAAGcctttctaattttcttatatattcAAGAAATTTATTGAGTTGAATTGTTTAAAGACTTGGGAGTCCTTGCAGAGTAAGTGTATAAATACCCTCGATATAACCTTACAGCTTTTTTCCGCCTCTTCCAGTTCCCTCCGTTTCGACCCGACCGTACTAACTAGATCCCGAGCAAAAAACACTCGCCAATGTTCTCCGTCCACTCCCTTTGATTTCTGATATCAATTATTTGTAATCGTATTAGTCTGAGCAACCAACGTGTGCTGCCATGGGAGACTACGATGATGCCTTCATGCGGAATCCCAACGCGGCGGTTCAGACTCGTACCAAGGCCCAGAATCGTGCCAATGTCCTTCAACTCAAACTGGTACGTGGAAGGCTTTCGACTATTATCATCATTTCTTTTGAAGCCTTcgattgttcttttttttgtttgattgaagtTAGCTAGGGTTTCAAGAAGTTGTTTCGCAGTTTGTTAATTAGAAAAGATACAGAATTTGTTGTTGTGTCGGAAAACTATGCATAGATGTTGTCGTTATAGTTATTGCGTATTCATAATGATtgattttcgtttttttttttttttgtttagagATGATAAATTAAGTTCTACGTTGAATTCTCATAGATCGCTAACGACGTATTGTCAATGAAATGTCTCGTGTCTtgttaaaagagaaaaagactACATCTAGTCGACAGCAGCATGGTGTGATACGATGACTTAATATTATCATCGGGGGTCGAAATTTCAGATTATGGTTTTCAAAGAAGCTGATGTGTTTTTAGAACATTCGACTATGGAATGTCTAGGGTTCTTAATTTTCCTTCTCGTGCAGATTGGACAGAGTCATCCCACTGGTCTTACGACCAATCTCCTGAAGCTCTTTGAGCCCCGACCGCCTTTGGAATTCAAACCTCCAccggaaaaaagaaaatgtccaCCATTAACAGGTTTTTAGTACTTTTCAAAACTTGCATggtatttattaattttttttatgtagtTTTTTCCTTACTATTTTTGCCGAGGGATGTAATTTTATCGCATTTCGTGTTGAAGGGATGGCGCAGTTTGTGAGTAATTTTGCTGAACCTGATGATCCAGAATATTCTCCCCCTGTTCTAAAGGGTGAAACTCCGGTAAGATAATTTACTTCTTAATGACTGTGTGAACTAGCTTCCCCAATCCTTTTAAGATTGAATATTGAATCTCGTTCCCTCCCAAAAATGTATATGTTTTGAATACATGTATGTATTGTAAGGAAAGTGAGTATTGCTAATAGTTTTAACTTAGAGGCTGTTTGGCAgcttgtgatgcaatatggttTGCTTTAAACACAATTTTCGGGATTTAAATTAGGTTGCTTGTAAGTTTTAAGGTTAGTGTATAACAATTCATTTGCCCATGATTTTTTTAGTAAGCGAtgctttgatttcttttaaaCAACAGCAACATCAAATAAATACGTTTTAACTGAACTTGTGTTACTAAAATACAggaaaattctttaaaaagaaCTTAGGTGCAGCCTCTTATTTAGTGTGGTATCTCTGTCGATTATTTTAGCACATTTGTAGTAAAAgtttttatcatttcaaataaagTGATCTTAATTAGTTTCTGAAGACTGGATTTTCAAAATGATGGTTTATCGTGTATACTTCTATGAGAATTATGGCGTAACTACTTAAGAATCTGATTAATCTGAAACTGAAACTTTTCAGGCACAAAGGAGGGCTAGAATTCACTTGCTAAGAATTGAAAAGGGTGCGAAGAAAGCTGTTGAGGAGCTGCCAAAATGTGATACATCTCTTCAGTACTTACCCTTAATTTGTAggtaaaaaatttgaatgtcGTGTCTTACATATGTACTTATGTGCAGATCTTGAACGTGACGATCCAAATGTAACTGGTGATCCATACAAAACGCTCTTTGTGGCTAGACTGGTGTGTAAAATGTAGTGTAcataattctttaatttaag includes these proteins:
- the LOC111803918 gene encoding plant-specific TFIIB-related protein 1 — protein: MKCPYCSAAQGRCATSSTGKSITECVSCGRVVEERQFQPHHLFHLRAQDNPLCLVTSDLPSPPVHHQNDQVLDPFEPTGFITAFSTWSLEHNPLFFRSCFSFSGHLAELERTLESTSSANLPSSSTVVVDNLRAYMQIIDVASLLGLDYYISEHAFKLFRDCCSATCLRNRSVEALATAALVQAIREAQEPRTLQEISIAANVPQKEIGKYIKILGEALQLSQPINSNSISVHMPRFCTLLQLNKSAQELATHIGEVVINKCFCTRRNPISISAAAIYLACQLEDKRKTQAEICKVTGLTEVTLRKVYKELLENWDDLLPSNYTPAVPPERAFPTTVIASGRSAAPKVDAFERTSSEKDKQIDTKPNISTEISDMGHPSRVKEDNESKFVSRGMYNPVTNKSSTFCQPHPPPKGTVGKKSQSDIQGMDIVKEHPHSTGQQ
- the LOC111803919 gene encoding uncharacterized protein LOC111803919; the protein is MLLSSSSLVRALPVNRLNSFCKPANPRTAVKIQAMAKEGSESEGGIAETLAIAGGLVATPVIGWSLYTLKTTGCGLPPGPGGSLGALEGVSYLAVVGIVGWSAYTKTKTGSGLPNGPFGLLGAVEGLSYLSLLAILVVFGLQYFEQGYIPGPLPADQCFG